In the genome of Myxococcus stipitatus, one region contains:
- a CDS encoding CGNR zinc finger domain-containing protein, translating to MVARQRPPPLQAPLPSGEIREGFKFRSGRLSLDLAATLSGRRTDAPKEQLRTPADLGRWLVLARVAAQVQEPSDEELGQARELREAIYRLAMSRARGESFSARDRAILNRWAAEAPPAPQLGPRGLLWAGAGVRGQFVVLARDAAELLGGPLAENIRHCAQEDCGLLFVDTSRSGLRRWCSMAGCGNKAKVAEFRRRQRADAR from the coding sequence ATGGTCGCAAGGCAACGCCCCCCACCGTTACAAGCCCCCCTTCCGTCCGGGGAGATTCGAGAGGGATTCAAGTTCCGCTCGGGGCGCCTGTCCCTGGACCTGGCGGCGACGCTGTCGGGGCGTCGCACGGACGCGCCCAAGGAGCAGCTGCGGACGCCCGCGGACCTGGGGCGCTGGCTGGTGCTCGCGCGCGTGGCGGCGCAGGTGCAGGAGCCCTCGGATGAGGAGCTGGGCCAGGCGCGCGAGCTGCGCGAGGCCATCTACCGGTTGGCGATGTCGCGGGCGAGGGGTGAGAGCTTCTCCGCCAGGGACCGGGCCATCCTGAACCGCTGGGCCGCCGAGGCGCCTCCCGCGCCTCAGCTGGGGCCTCGCGGACTGCTCTGGGCGGGCGCGGGGGTGCGGGGTCAGTTCGTGGTGCTCGCGCGAGATGCGGCGGAGCTGTTGGGCGGACCGCTCGCGGAGAACATCCGGCACTGTGCGCAGGAGGACTGCGGGCTGCTCTTCGTGGACACGTCGCGCTCGGGCCTGCGCCGCTGGTGTTCCATGGCGGGCTGCGGGAACAAGGCCAAGGTCGCGGAGTTCCGGCGCAGGCAGCGCGCCGACGCCCGCTAG
- the trhA gene encoding PAQR family membrane homeostasis protein TrhA, giving the protein MASIDPLVARPLEADVKPRLRGLSHALAFLASLVGFFVLVLAPAQGLQRLADGIFGLSLVLMFGISGTYHLLTWSPEAHQRLRRMDHAAIYLLIAGTFTPLATLDAPGAWTKGLLWVMWGCALTGAGLSLAGISGTRGVRSGLYVLLGALAAPVMLRLPAVMGPDRATWLLVGGGVYALGAIVYARKWPDPIPTVFGYHEVFHVMVIAAAATHYAVLVDFLWTVR; this is encoded by the coding sequence ATGGCGTCCATCGACCCACTGGTTGCCCGCCCGCTCGAGGCGGACGTGAAACCCCGGCTCCGGGGCCTGTCCCACGCGCTCGCCTTCCTGGCCTCGCTGGTGGGGTTCTTCGTGTTGGTGCTGGCGCCGGCCCAGGGACTCCAGCGGCTGGCGGACGGCATCTTCGGCCTCTCGCTGGTGCTGATGTTTGGAATCAGCGGGACGTACCACCTGCTGACGTGGAGTCCAGAAGCCCACCAGCGGCTGCGGCGGATGGACCATGCGGCCATCTACCTGCTCATCGCGGGGACCTTCACGCCGCTGGCCACGCTGGATGCACCGGGGGCGTGGACGAAGGGGCTGCTCTGGGTGATGTGGGGGTGCGCACTCACGGGCGCGGGGCTGTCGCTCGCGGGCATCAGCGGGACGCGCGGCGTGCGCTCCGGGCTCTACGTGCTCCTGGGCGCGCTGGCGGCGCCGGTGATGCTGCGCCTGCCCGCGGTGATGGGCCCGGACCGGGCGACGTGGCTCCTGGTGGGCGGGGGCGTCTATGCGCTGGGGGCTATCGTCTATGCGCGAAAGTGGCCAGACCCCATCCCCACCGTCTTTGGCTATCACGAAGTCTTTCACGTCATGGTCATCGCCGCGGCCGCGACGCACTACGCCGTGCTGGTCGATTTCCTGTGGACCGTCCGGTGA
- a CDS encoding STAS domain-containing protein, producing the protein MTLSQPQAPVIEVNLERLERIRDVLAMISLGEFNPDEHLIPVVNHDAFSSFEETINLFARQLHASVQENEQSMQKLDAARRELEEKLSTIEKQRLAIRDLSTPIIELWEDVLTLPIVGVVDTQRSLEMTERLLHRISQGKARCVIIDITGVEVVDTSTANHFVKMVNAARLLGTYCVVTGISPFIAQTLTQIGVDLRDVKTLGSLRDGLKECFLYLRNHTAHRAFDRNA; encoded by the coding sequence ATGACTCTGTCGCAACCTCAGGCCCCGGTCATCGAAGTCAACCTCGAGCGTCTGGAGCGCATCCGTGACGTGCTGGCGATGATTTCGCTCGGTGAGTTCAACCCGGACGAGCACCTCATCCCGGTGGTGAACCACGACGCGTTCTCCTCGTTCGAGGAAACCATCAACCTCTTCGCCCGCCAGCTCCACGCCTCCGTGCAGGAGAACGAGCAGTCGATGCAGAAGCTCGACGCCGCGCGTCGTGAGCTGGAGGAGAAGCTCTCCACCATCGAGAAGCAGCGGCTGGCCATCCGGGACCTGTCCACGCCCATCATCGAGCTGTGGGAGGACGTGCTCACGCTGCCCATCGTCGGTGTGGTGGACACGCAGCGCTCGCTGGAGATGACGGAGCGGCTGCTCCACCGCATCTCCCAGGGGAAGGCCCGCTGCGTCATCATCGACATCACGGGCGTGGAGGTGGTGGACACGTCCACGGCCAATCACTTCGTGAAGATGGTGAACGCCGCCCGCCTGCTCGGCACCTACTGCGTCGTGACGGGCATCAGCCCCTTCATCGCGCAGACGCTGACCCAGATTGGCGTGGACCTGCGCGACGTGAAGACGCTCGGCAGCCTGCGGGATGGGCTCAAGGAGTGCTTCCTGTACCTGCGCAACCACACCGCCCACCGCGCCTTCGACAGGAACGCCTGA
- a CDS encoding DoxX family protein, whose product MSTAAPATAVPTPKPWSLWGGRVLSALVVAVLAFSAVLKLTQAPAILENSARFGYTPAQMFNIGLVEILCLVLYAVPQTSVLGAILVTAYLGGATATHVRISDPYITPVLLGVFAWGGLFLRDARLRALLPLRRSA is encoded by the coding sequence ATGAGCACCGCCGCTCCCGCCACCGCCGTGCCCACGCCCAAGCCCTGGAGTCTCTGGGGCGGCCGGGTCCTCTCCGCGCTCGTCGTCGCGGTCCTCGCGTTCAGCGCGGTGCTGAAGCTGACCCAGGCGCCCGCCATCCTCGAGAACAGCGCGCGCTTCGGCTACACGCCCGCGCAGATGTTCAACATCGGCCTGGTCGAAATCCTGTGCCTGGTGCTCTACGCGGTGCCCCAGACGTCGGTGCTCGGCGCCATCCTCGTGACCGCCTACCTGGGCGGCGCCACGGCGACCCACGTGCGCATCTCGGACCCGTACATCACGCCCGTCCTCCTGGGCGTCTTCGCCTGGGGTGGCCTGTTCCTGCGCGACGCGCGCCTGCGAGCGCTGCTGCCCCTGCGCCGCTCCGCCTGA
- a CDS encoding helix-turn-helix domain-containing protein, producing MSPGALMSRGGPPPQGRSESCLAVRDILTRVGDKWSVQVVGHLGPGPLRFGELRRAIEGISQRMLTLTLRGLERDGLVTRTVHPTVPPQVDYALTPLGETLLGPVSELSRWAVIHREQIQAARGLYDARPEPSSPVAVRK from the coding sequence ATGTCACCAGGAGCCCTGATGTCGCGGGGCGGTCCGCCGCCCCAGGGCCGGTCCGAGTCCTGCCTGGCGGTCCGCGACATCCTCACCCGCGTGGGCGACAAGTGGAGCGTCCAGGTGGTGGGCCACCTGGGGCCCGGGCCCCTGCGCTTCGGAGAGCTGCGGCGGGCCATCGAGGGCATCTCCCAGCGCATGCTGACGCTCACCTTGAGAGGGCTGGAGCGCGACGGGCTGGTCACCCGCACCGTCCACCCGACGGTGCCTCCCCAGGTGGACTACGCGCTGACGCCGCTGGGCGAGACGCTGCTGGGGCCCGTCTCCGAGCTGTCCCGCTGGGCGGTGATTCACCGCGAGCAGATCCAGGCGGCGAGAGGGCTCTACGACGCGAGGCCGGAGCCCTCGTCTCCCGTGGCGGTGCGCAAGTAG
- the radA gene encoding DNA repair protein RadA: protein MAKAKTHYTCQACGYQTAKWLGKCPDCGAWSSLLEEAGAKDDEKRPAWGASGGAAKPMLLKEVSGESEVRRRTGIAEFDRVLGGGVVSGSVVLLGGDPGIGKSTLLLAALDKLARHGAVLYVSGEESLRQTKMRAERLRVDGANIHLFAETDAERVLGAAESLKPQALVVDSIQTMYLPELGNAPGSITQVREVAGRLMAYAKRTGVPTFIVGHVTKEGSIAGPRVLEHMVDTVLYFEGERGHPFRILRAHKNRFGSTNEIGVFEMKGAGLVEVADPSALFLSERPVGKSGSVVTSTLNGTRPLLVEVQALVAPTGYGTARRTAIGVDGNRVALLAAVLEKKEEIPLVGCDLFVNVAGGMQLNEPACDLAVCAALVSSLQNRPLDPHTLVLGEVGLAGEVRAVGQVEPRLAEAAKMGFQRVVMPAGSARRMEATKLRVVGVETLGDALRAMFD from the coding sequence ATGGCGAAGGCGAAGACGCACTACACCTGCCAGGCGTGCGGGTATCAGACGGCGAAGTGGCTGGGGAAGTGCCCGGATTGCGGCGCGTGGAGCTCGTTGCTGGAGGAGGCGGGGGCCAAGGACGACGAGAAGCGCCCCGCGTGGGGGGCCTCGGGGGGCGCGGCGAAGCCCATGCTCCTCAAGGAGGTCAGCGGAGAGTCGGAGGTGCGCCGCCGCACGGGCATCGCCGAGTTCGACCGCGTCCTCGGCGGGGGCGTGGTGAGCGGCTCCGTCGTCCTCCTGGGCGGCGACCCGGGCATCGGCAAGTCCACGCTGCTGCTCGCGGCGCTCGACAAGCTCGCCCGCCACGGCGCCGTGCTCTACGTCTCCGGTGAAGAGAGCCTGCGCCAGACGAAGATGCGCGCGGAGCGCCTGCGTGTGGACGGAGCGAACATCCACCTCTTCGCGGAGACGGACGCGGAGCGGGTGCTGGGCGCCGCCGAGTCGCTCAAGCCGCAGGCGCTCGTGGTGGACTCCATCCAGACCATGTACCTGCCGGAGCTGGGCAACGCGCCGGGCAGCATCACCCAGGTGCGCGAGGTGGCCGGCCGGCTCATGGCCTACGCCAAGCGCACGGGAGTTCCCACCTTCATCGTGGGCCACGTGACGAAGGAAGGCTCCATCGCCGGCCCGCGCGTGCTCGAGCACATGGTGGACACCGTCCTCTACTTCGAGGGCGAGCGCGGCCACCCCTTCCGCATCCTGCGCGCGCACAAGAACCGCTTCGGCTCCACCAACGAGATTGGCGTCTTCGAGATGAAGGGCGCGGGCCTCGTCGAGGTCGCGGACCCCTCCGCGCTGTTCCTGTCCGAGCGCCCCGTGGGCAAGTCCGGCAGCGTCGTCACCAGCACCCTCAACGGCACGCGCCCGCTGCTCGTGGAGGTCCAGGCGCTGGTGGCCCCCACGGGCTACGGCACCGCGCGGCGCACGGCCATCGGCGTGGACGGCAACCGCGTGGCGCTGCTCGCCGCGGTCCTGGAGAAGAAGGAGGAGATTCCGCTGGTGGGCTGCGACTTGTTCGTCAACGTCGCGGGCGGCATGCAGCTCAACGAGCCCGCCTGTGATTTGGCCGTGTGCGCGGCGCTGGTGAGCAGCCTCCAGAACCGCCCGCTGGACCCGCACACGCTGGTGCTGGGCGAGGTGGGCCTCGCCGGCGAGGTGCGCGCGGTGGGCCAGGTGGAGCCCCGCCTCGCCGAGGCCGCGAAGATGGGATTCCAGCGCGTGGTGATGCCCGCGGGCAGCGCCCGGCGCATGGAGGCGACGAAGCTGCGCGTGGTGGGCGTGGAGACCCTGGGCGACGCCCTGCGGGCCATGTTCGACTGA